One genomic segment of Gadus chalcogrammus isolate NIFS_2021 chromosome 3, NIFS_Gcha_1.0, whole genome shotgun sequence includes these proteins:
- the man2b1 gene encoding lysosomal alpha-mannosidase, with product MAALSPVLVLTYFSYFHSAVLSFPLDQQSHDTSSCGYKSCHATVPNMLNVHLVPHTHDDVGWLKTVDQYFYGGRNDIQHAGVQYILDSVVGQLLQNPERRFIYVETAFFYRWWKNQPPSMQKAVRQLVDQGRLEFVNGGWCMSDEATTHYSAVIDQMTLGLRFLNDTFGPCGRPRVAWHIDPFGHAREHASMFAQMGYDGFFLGRLDYQDRTNRIRTLEQELLWRASESLEPPYADLFTGILPNGYNPPKGFCWDQSCDDAPIMDDPDLEDYNVDDVVERFAAAANSQAMAYKTKHIIMTMGSDFQYENANLWYKNLDKLIRYVNARQANGSQINVLYSTPSCYLQELHRANLTWTLKTDDFFPYADDAHNFWTGYFTSRPALKRYERVSNGRLQTCNQLEVLGGPSSRKGPFGAGDSETLREAMAVAQHHDAVSGTEKQHVANDYARRLANGWQHCQVVVSNSLAALSGSSAGRIYCDNLNVSACPLTEASKKFSVNVYNSLARPVVWPVRLPVNASAYTVLDATGAPVDCQVVPMSKATQQVRKDRGYAVNELVFQAQAPPLGYSTYSVSVLQNGPPSVSAKSGPPAAIQNKFVRATFDPATGLLDSLTNLETQQTIKLTQNFYWYNASDGKSSISHQASGAYIFRPNSSSPVIISCTAETESIQTPELQEVRQQFGPWVSQVIRLHSNSKALEMEWTVGPVPIADGLGKEVITRLDSSIASSGVFYTDSNGREVLKRKKDFRPTWDLRQTEPVAGNYYPINSRAYIKDDKDQLTVVTDRSQGGSSIHDGSLEIMLHRRLLHDDWRGVGEPLNEVSGVFPLGLVVRGRLLLSLTPPALAADAHRPLAQENVLQPLLSFTEGGPPPGSLLEFSGLQAALPPAVHLLTLSQWGQDSLLIRLEHQFQTKESKEHSVPFTVNLQKLFSTLKVVGVSELNLSANQWIDEMKRLDWRPKMAAKPLRKPLGDPSMWEVILTPMQIRTFILRVAPRR from the exons ATGGCGGCCCTGTCGCCTGTGCTGGTGCTGACATATTTCTCCTACTTTCATTCTGCAGTTTTAAGCTTCCCCCTCGATCAGCAGTCCCACGACACCTCCTCCTGCGGATACAAG tCATGCCACGCGACAGTGCCCAACATGCTCAATGTCCACCTGGTGCCACACACCCACGATGACGTGGGCTGGCTGAAGACTGTTGACCAGTACTTCTATGGAG gtcgtAATGACATCCAGCATGCGGGGGTCCAGTACATCCTGGACTCTGTGGTGGGGCAGCTGCTGCAGAACCCTGAGCGCCGCTTCATCTACGTGGAGACGGCCTTCTTCTACCGCTGGTGGAAGAACCAGCCGCCCAGCATGCAGAAGGCAGTCAGACAGCTTGTTGACCAAG gccGGCTGGAGTTTGTGAACGGCGGGTGGTGTATGAGTGATGAGGCCACCACCCACTACAGCGCCGTCATCGACCAGATGACCCTCGGCCTGCGCTTCCTCAATGACACCTTCGGGCCGTGTGGACGCCCCCGCGTAGCCTGGCACATCGACCCCTTCGGACACGCCCGCGAGCACGCCTCCATGTTCGCTCAG ATGGGCTACGATGGCTTCTTCTTGGGTCGGCTGGACTACCAGGACCGGACCAACCGGATCAGGACCCTGGAGCAGGAGCTGCTGTGGAGGGCCTCTGAGAGCCTCGAGCCTCCGTATGCAGACCTCTTCActg GTATCTTACCCAACGGCTACAACCCACCGAAGGGCTTCTGCTGGGACCAGTCCTGTGACGACGCCCCCATCATGGACGACCCAGACCTGGAGGACTACAACGTCGACGACGTCGTAGAACGCTTCGCGGCGGCAGCCAACAGTCAG GCCATGGCGTACAAGACCAAGCACATCATCATGACCATGGGCTCGGACTTCCAGTACGAGAACGCCAACCTGTGGTACAAGAACCTGGACAAGCTGATCCGCTACGTCAACGCGCGGCAGGCCAACGGCAGCCAGATCAACGTGCTCTactccaccccctcctgctACCTGCAGGAACTGCACCGCGCCAACCTCACCTG GACGCTGAAGACAGACGACTTCTTCCCATACGCTGACGACGCCCACAACTTCTGGACGGGGTACTTCACCAGCCGCCCCGCCCTCAAGCGCTACGAGAGGGTCAGCAACGGCCGTCTGCAg acttGTAACCAGCTGGAGGTGCTCGGGGGGCCGTCCTCCAGGAAGGGGCCCTTCGGGGCCGGAGACAGCGAGACCCTGA GAGAGGCGATGGCAGTGGCCCAGCATCACGACGCTGTGTCTGGGACAGAGAAGCAGCATGTTGCCAACGACTATGCCAGGAGGCTCGCCAATGGCTGGCAGCACTGTCAG GTGGTGGTCAGTAACTCTCTGGCTGCACTCAGCGGATCGTCTGCGGGTCGTATTTACTGTGACAACCTCAACGTCAGCGCTTGTCCTCTCACTGAGGCCAGCAAGAAG ttctcTGTGAATGTCTACAACTCCCTCGCTCGCCCAGTGGTGTGGCCGGTCAGACTTCCAGTCAACGCCTCGGCGTACACCGTGTTGGACGCCACCGGTGCACCGGTAGACTgccag GTGGTCCCCATGTCCAAAGCCACCCAGCAGGTGAGGAAGGATCGGGGGTATGCGGTCAACGAGCTGGTGTTCCAGGCCCAGGCCCCTCCGCTGGGCTACAGCACCTACTCCGTGTCCGTGCTTCAGAATGGGCCTCCTTCGGTCTCCGCGAAGTCTGGGCCTCCAGCAGCCATCCAAAACAAG tttgtgcgAGCAACCTTTGACCCTGCCACAGGCCTACTGGACAGCCTCACCAACCTGGAGACCCAGCAGACCATAAAGCTGACCCAGAACTTCTACTG GTACAACGCCAGTGATGGTAAAAGCTCCATCAGCCACCAGGCCTCTGGCGCCTACATCTTCAGACCAAACTCCTCCTCGCCCGTCATTATAAGCTGCACGGCTGAGACTGAGAGCATCCAG aCACCGGAGCTTCAGGAGGTGAGGCAGCAGTTCGGACCATGGGTATCCCAGGTGATCCGTCTCCATAGCAACAGCAAGGCCCTGGAAATGGAATGGACAGTTGGACCCGTGCCCATAGC GGACGGCCTGGGGAAGGAGGTGATCACCCGTCTGGACAGCAGCATCGCCTCCTCTGGGGTCTTCTACACGGACTCCAACGGCCGAGAGGTCCTCAAGAGGAA GAAGGACTTCCGGCCCACTTGGGACCTGAGGCAGACGGAGCCGGTGGCTGGGAACTACTACCCCATCAACTCCAGGGCCTACATCAAG gatgatAAAGACCAGCTGACTGTAGTGACAGACCGCTCTCAGGGTGGAAGCAGTATCCACGATGGATCTCTGGAGATCATG ctccACCGGCGGTTGCTCCATGACGACTGGCGCGGCGTCGGCGAACCCCTCAACGAGGTGTCCGGGGTGTTCCCGCTGGGCCTGGTGGTCCgaggccgcctcctcctctccctgactcCGCCCGCCCTCGCGGCCGACGCCCACCGGCCCCTGGCCCAGGAGAACGTGCTGCAGCCCCTGCTGTCCTTCACCGAGGGGGGACCCCCGCCTGGATCTCTGCTGGAG TTCTCAGGTCTCCAGGCTGCACTGCCCCCTGCAGTCCACCTATTGACACTGAGCCAGTGGGGGCAGGACTCCCTGCTGATCAGACTGGAGCACCAGTTCCAGACCAAGGAGAGCAAGGAGCACTCAGTACCCTTTACTGTTAACCTGCAG AAATTATTCTCCACGCTGAAAGTGGTGGGAGTGTCCGAGCTGAacctgtcagccaatcagtggaTAGATGAGATGAAACGTCTGGACTGGAGGCCAAAGATGG CCGCGAAGCCCCTGCGGAAGCCCCTGGGAGACCCCTCTATGTGGGAGGTAATCCTGACACCCATGCAGATCCGGACCTTCATCCTCAGAGTCGCACCCCGCCGATAG
- the LOC130379367 gene encoding E3 ubiquitin-protein ligase TRIM47-like isoform X2, which produces MAQANISVTESQFRCPICLEVLNDPVSIPCGHTYCMRCINKYWDQVDATSQFSCPQCRDAFSPRPVLRRNTVLAELVDKLKLSSEASFLSTASPDHYMGGVGDVACDFCPIDSKLKAVKSCLVCLASFCEMHVLPHREVGTLRRHKLVAAVECLADRLCAQHRLGLEPSGTGADGEVAEEWTGDCLLCEADHEEIHNVDGQRARRRLQLQESHRLLQGRTQTAERDLEEFQQSLESFKVSASVVAEDSDALFADVALRLEKIRAEMRARLEAKERAVVGRAEREVEAQQREVEELRRREEEISLLLETDDNTTHYLQTASLLCQPPPSGRRCRTPSLPMEPFSTARKALCHFRSRMEEVSSEEVDKISSAINENCVSGGECFKAPVPFPLSSVSLQPSDHRMRAAFLRFSCGLSLDPDTAHPTLVLLGGPSAGAHCGEEPQAYPLHPQRFDSVAQVLCREGQFSGASYWEVEWRGGGWVDVGVTYRGIGRKGGGKPCLLGRNEHSWRLRCTHTGYSAWHDNRKTTVASAPCPRVAVFLERHRGALSFYSVSDVLTLLHTFQGPFSQPLYPAFRLDLDATLVIHPAPGGQGTPP; this is translated from the exons ATGGCACAAGCTAACATTTCTGTAACGGAGAGTCAGTTCCGATGCCCGATCTGTCTGGAGGTGTTGAACGACCCAGTGTCCATTCCTTGCGGACACACCTACTGCATGCGCTGCATCAACAAGTACTGGGACCAAGTTGACGCGACCAGCCAGTTCAGCTGTCCGCAATGCCGGGATGCATTCAGCCCGAGACCGGTGCTTCGGCGGAACACGGTGCTGGCCGAGCTAGTGGACAAACTCAAACTGAGCAGCGAAGCGTCTTTTCTTTCCACAGCGTCGCCCGACCATTACATGGGAGGGGTCGGGGACGTCGCCTGCGACTTTTGCCCGATCGATAGTAAACTGAAAGCGGTCAAGTCCTGCTTGGTGTGTCTGGCATCTTTCTGTGAGATGCACGTCCTGCCCCACCGGGAGGTCGGAACCCTACGGCGCCACAAGCTGGTGGCCGCGGTGGAGTGCCTGGCGGACCGGCTGTGTGCACAACACCGCCTCGGCCTGGAGCCTAGCGGAACCGGAGCGGACGGGGAGGTCGCGGAGGAGTGGACCGGGGACTGTCTGTTGTGCGAGGCTGACCACGAAGAGATCCACAACGTGGACGGACAGAGAGCCAGGAGACGG ctccagctccaggagAGTCACAGACTGCTCCAGGGGAGGACTCAGACTGCGGAGCGAGACCTGGAGGAGTTTCAGCAGAGTCTTGAGTCCTTCAAG GTCTCTGCGTCGGTGGTGGCGGAGGACAGCGATGCTCTGTTTGCTGACGTGGCCCTCCGCCTGGAAAAGATCAGGGCTGAG ATGCGTGCACGGCTGGAGGCCAAGGAGCGTGCGGTGGTGGGGCGGGCGGAGCGGGAGGTGGAGGCCcagcagagagaggtggaggagctgaggaggagagaggaggagatcagCCTGCTGCTGGAGACCGACGACAACACCACACACTACCTGCAG ACGGCCTCCCTGCtgtgccagcccccccccagcggtCGTCGCTGCaggaccccctccctccccatggAGCCGTTCAGCACGGCCCGGAAGGCCCTCTGTCACTTCCGCTCCCGTATGGAGGAGGTGTCCAGCGAGGAGGTGGACAAGATCAGCAGCgcaa TCAACGAGAACTGTGTCTCAGgaggagaatgtttcaaag CTCCAGTGCCGTTCCCCCTCTCATCTGTGTCCCTGCAGCCTTCAGACCACAGGATGAGAGCAGCCTTCCTCAGGT tCTCCTGCGGCCTCTCCCTGGACCCCGACACGGCCCACCCCACCCTGGTGCTGCTGGGGGGCCCGTCGGCGGGGGCCCACTGCGGGGAGGAGCCCCAGGCCTACCCCCTGCACCCCCAGCGCTTCGACTCGGTGGCCCAGGTGCTGTGCCGCGAGGGCCAGTTCTCGGGCGCCAGCTACTGGGAGGTGGAGTGGCGTGGCGGGGGCTGGGTGGACGTGGGCGTCACCTACCGCGGCATCGGCCGCAAGGGCGGCGGCAAGCCCTGCCTGCTGGGCCGCAACGAGCACTCGTGGCGCCTGCGCTGCACGCACACGGGCTACTCGGCGTGGCACGACAACCGCAAGACCACGGTGGCGTCGGCGCCGTGCCCGCGCGTGGCCGTGTTCCTGGAGCGCCACCGGGGGGCGCTGTCGTTCTACAGCGTGTCGGACGTGCTCACGCTGCTGCACACCTTCCAGGGGCCCTTCTCCCAGCCGCTGTACCCCGCCTTCCGCCTGGACCTGGACGCCACACTGGTCATACACCCAGCGCCCGGCGGCCAGGGCACGCCgccgtag
- the LOC130379367 gene encoding E3 ubiquitin/ISG15 ligase TRIM25-like isoform X1, producing MAQANISVTESQFRCPICLEVLNDPVSIPCGHTYCMRCINKYWDQVDATSQFSCPQCRDAFSPRPVLRRNTVLAELVDKLKLSSEASFLSTASPDHYMGGVGDVACDFCPIDSKLKAVKSCLVCLASFCEMHVLPHREVGTLRRHKLVAAVECLADRLCAQHRLGLEPSGTGADGEVAEEWTGDCLLCEADHEEIHNVDGQRARRRLQLQESHRLLQGRTQTAERDLEEFQQSLESFKVSASVVAEDSDALFADVALRLEKIRAEMRARLEAKERAVVGRAEREVEAQQREVEELRRREEEISLLLETDDNTTHYLQTASLLCQPPPSGRRCRTPSLPMEPFSTARKALCHFRSRMEEVSSEEVDKISSAINENCVSGGECFKVAPVPFPLSSVSLQPSDHRMRAAFLRFSCGLSLDPDTAHPTLVLLGGPSAGAHCGEEPQAYPLHPQRFDSVAQVLCREGQFSGASYWEVEWRGGGWVDVGVTYRGIGRKGGGKPCLLGRNEHSWRLRCTHTGYSAWHDNRKTTVASAPCPRVAVFLERHRGALSFYSVSDVLTLLHTFQGPFSQPLYPAFRLDLDATLVIHPAPGGQGTPP from the exons ATGGCACAAGCTAACATTTCTGTAACGGAGAGTCAGTTCCGATGCCCGATCTGTCTGGAGGTGTTGAACGACCCAGTGTCCATTCCTTGCGGACACACCTACTGCATGCGCTGCATCAACAAGTACTGGGACCAAGTTGACGCGACCAGCCAGTTCAGCTGTCCGCAATGCCGGGATGCATTCAGCCCGAGACCGGTGCTTCGGCGGAACACGGTGCTGGCCGAGCTAGTGGACAAACTCAAACTGAGCAGCGAAGCGTCTTTTCTTTCCACAGCGTCGCCCGACCATTACATGGGAGGGGTCGGGGACGTCGCCTGCGACTTTTGCCCGATCGATAGTAAACTGAAAGCGGTCAAGTCCTGCTTGGTGTGTCTGGCATCTTTCTGTGAGATGCACGTCCTGCCCCACCGGGAGGTCGGAACCCTACGGCGCCACAAGCTGGTGGCCGCGGTGGAGTGCCTGGCGGACCGGCTGTGTGCACAACACCGCCTCGGCCTGGAGCCTAGCGGAACCGGAGCGGACGGGGAGGTCGCGGAGGAGTGGACCGGGGACTGTCTGTTGTGCGAGGCTGACCACGAAGAGATCCACAACGTGGACGGACAGAGAGCCAGGAGACGG ctccagctccaggagAGTCACAGACTGCTCCAGGGGAGGACTCAGACTGCGGAGCGAGACCTGGAGGAGTTTCAGCAGAGTCTTGAGTCCTTCAAG GTCTCTGCGTCGGTGGTGGCGGAGGACAGCGATGCTCTGTTTGCTGACGTGGCCCTCCGCCTGGAAAAGATCAGGGCTGAG ATGCGTGCACGGCTGGAGGCCAAGGAGCGTGCGGTGGTGGGGCGGGCGGAGCGGGAGGTGGAGGCCcagcagagagaggtggaggagctgaggaggagagaggaggagatcagCCTGCTGCTGGAGACCGACGACAACACCACACACTACCTGCAG ACGGCCTCCCTGCtgtgccagcccccccccagcggtCGTCGCTGCaggaccccctccctccccatggAGCCGTTCAGCACGGCCCGGAAGGCCCTCTGTCACTTCCGCTCCCGTATGGAGGAGGTGTCCAGCGAGGAGGTGGACAAGATCAGCAGCgcaa TCAACGAGAACTGTGTCTCAGgaggagaatgtttcaaag TAGCTCCAGTGCCGTTCCCCCTCTCATCTGTGTCCCTGCAGCCTTCAGACCACAGGATGAGAGCAGCCTTCCTCAGGT tCTCCTGCGGCCTCTCCCTGGACCCCGACACGGCCCACCCCACCCTGGTGCTGCTGGGGGGCCCGTCGGCGGGGGCCCACTGCGGGGAGGAGCCCCAGGCCTACCCCCTGCACCCCCAGCGCTTCGACTCGGTGGCCCAGGTGCTGTGCCGCGAGGGCCAGTTCTCGGGCGCCAGCTACTGGGAGGTGGAGTGGCGTGGCGGGGGCTGGGTGGACGTGGGCGTCACCTACCGCGGCATCGGCCGCAAGGGCGGCGGCAAGCCCTGCCTGCTGGGCCGCAACGAGCACTCGTGGCGCCTGCGCTGCACGCACACGGGCTACTCGGCGTGGCACGACAACCGCAAGACCACGGTGGCGTCGGCGCCGTGCCCGCGCGTGGCCGTGTTCCTGGAGCGCCACCGGGGGGCGCTGTCGTTCTACAGCGTGTCGGACGTGCTCACGCTGCTGCACACCTTCCAGGGGCCCTTCTCCCAGCCGCTGTACCCCGCCTTCCGCCTGGACCTGGACGCCACACTGGTCATACACCCAGCGCCCGGCGGCCAGGGCACGCCgccgtag